In Thermococcus zilligii AN1, a genomic segment contains:
- a CDS encoding glucodextranase DOMON-like domain-containing protein, with the protein MRKFGALVAVLVVFMALAGFVNASNYKITVDGDPSDWTGDSSLLSDNSYTISNGEWIWKDATGDERTDFSNPDPRVDITEFRITADDTYIYFLIKFKDLDVVGDNGAPGIMITIDTDQVQGSGQTWFGFNSDTQVAQGGKANWEYQLLINLANDTVKDGSPVYGDGKAVWRGGSPLDLVDTNWNDVSSPDDMFVASTANDAVEVRIKKSELGNPSTIRVELAVVRVDPSGNAWDINGASDVLDAMTTTGPNTWNEVQDGHIDYYADIDISQVPFFSSLAVGLAVALGALLVFRRL; encoded by the coding sequence ATGAGAAAGTTTGGTGCCCTGGTGGCCGTGTTGGTGGTTTTTATGGCCCTTGCTGGCTTTGTTAATGCCAGCAACTACAAAATAACAGTGGATGGAGACCCAAGCGACTGGACTGGGGACTCAAGCCTTCTCTCAGACAACAGCTATACCATAAGCAATGGGGAGTGGATCTGGAAGGATGCAACGGGGGACGAGAGGACGGATTTTAGCAACCCAGACCCCAGAGTCGACATAACCGAGTTTCGCATTACCGCCGACGATACGTACATTTACTTCCTGATAAAGTTCAAAGACCTCGACGTCGTTGGCGATAACGGGGCGCCGGGCATAATGATAACCATAGACACTGACCAGGTGCAGGGTTCAGGGCAAACATGGTTTGGTTTCAACTCTGACACCCAGGTAGCACAGGGCGGAAAGGCCAACTGGGAGTACCAGCTCCTCATCAACCTGGCAAACGATACAGTGAAGGATGGGAGCCCAGTTTATGGAGACGGAAAGGCAGTCTGGAGAGGTGGTTCCCCGCTGGATCTGGTGGACACTAACTGGAATGATGTATCCTCACCGGACGACATGTTCGTTGCTTCAACGGCCAACGACGCCGTTGAGGTCAGGATTAAAAAGTCGGAGCTCGGAAACCCGAGCACGATAAGGGTTGAGCTCGCAGTGGTTAGGGTGGACCCCTCGGGTAATGCTTGGGATATAAACGGTGCTTCGGACGTTCTCGATGCGATGACTACCACCGGGCCAAACACCTGGAACGAAGTTCAGGACGGTCACATTGACTACTACGCGGATATTGACATCTCCCAGGTGCCCTTCTTCAGCAGCCTCGCCGTTGGCCTGGCCGTTGCCCTGGGGGCCCTGCTGGTCTTCAGGCGCCTCTGA
- a CDS encoding Ig-like domain-containing protein yields MRPRDVTKFLAVAIIVLLILPPAGARGVEKPVLHDEFLYQYFSQTLKKFAYSLRYTYYEGNDYGLTLAENTRSELLQIMMEGKIYQEKGVKAKVFEVLPPFYKFSVELVTLDKLLLSFQENNQSPALAMGVIDTITRMEVYLGEIKSIELYNETEILRFDTREIEKYLNEIRTAAEKTLNQTQNLSEIPNLTLYVTNKNPIVNQSVTFFGTAPLNESVAIIIRDKNGLERGIVVPVSRHFFALSYRFTNPGKYFVKAVQGNLSTEWLEIDVRKIPTYFLITSPTSAIINTALTLKAVLVDYYSNPLPEREITVNGTSFITDSNGAVALELKSSREASFRITLEFQGDEFHEGTSKVVTVEFTRIPTTITITGPGTVEAGKTFEIRGSISPAINSTVEIYVNDRPYAIVNSTNGLFSLSMAHETVETLKIYAVFNGTELYLPSKSNVLLVSVVPPEDNLLRYLAVILIVASIVTYSQKDRLFRGRTRQGEPEGTEALSGISPETPAKLEIPEDVGKAYSLVRDLLLRRRGIPKNLTPREALEKLKGWEGYESLKTLTSIHEKAVYKKENLTEAELQAFKKAAEAVITALGGTG; encoded by the coding sequence AAGCCGGTTCTCCATGATGAGTTTCTCTATCAGTATTTCTCCCAAACCCTCAAGAAGTTTGCGTACTCCCTGAGATACACTTACTACGAGGGAAACGACTACGGCCTGACCCTGGCAGAGAACACAAGGAGCGAACTCCTCCAGATAATGATGGAAGGCAAGATTTATCAGGAGAAGGGGGTAAAGGCGAAAGTCTTCGAGGTTCTGCCCCCGTTTTACAAATTCTCCGTTGAGCTCGTGACCCTGGACAAGCTTTTGCTCAGCTTCCAGGAGAACAATCAAAGTCCCGCCCTTGCGATGGGTGTTATAGACACAATCACGAGGATGGAAGTGTACCTCGGGGAGATAAAGTCGATAGAGCTCTACAATGAGACAGAGATACTGAGGTTTGACACAAGAGAAATCGAGAAATACCTGAACGAGATCAGAACTGCCGCCGAAAAAACCCTAAACCAGACCCAAAACCTGAGCGAAATCCCCAATCTGACACTCTACGTCACCAATAAGAACCCGATAGTGAACCAGAGTGTGACCTTCTTCGGTACGGCCCCTTTAAACGAGAGCGTTGCGATAATAATAAGGGACAAGAACGGTCTCGAAAGGGGAATTGTAGTCCCCGTGTCGCGGCACTTCTTCGCCCTTTCCTACCGCTTCACGAACCCCGGCAAATACTTCGTGAAGGCCGTCCAGGGGAACCTGAGCACGGAGTGGCTGGAAATCGATGTAAGAAAAATACCGACGTACTTCCTGATCACCTCCCCGACCTCGGCAATAATTAACACGGCCCTCACCCTCAAAGCCGTCCTCGTGGATTACTACTCAAATCCCCTCCCTGAAAGGGAAATAACGGTCAATGGAACGTCCTTCATAACGGATTCAAACGGAGCCGTGGCCCTTGAGCTGAAAAGTTCAAGGGAGGCCAGCTTTCGTATCACTCTGGAGTTCCAGGGAGACGAGTTCCACGAGGGCACGAGCAAGGTGGTGACAGTGGAGTTCACGAGAATACCAACGACCATAACGATAACCGGTCCTGGCACCGTCGAAGCCGGCAAGACCTTTGAAATCAGGGGCTCGATCAGTCCAGCGATAAACTCGACCGTTGAAATCTACGTCAATGATCGGCCCTACGCGATAGTTAACTCCACCAACGGCCTCTTTTCCCTAAGTATGGCACACGAAACCGTTGAAACCCTGAAGATATACGCAGTCTTCAACGGCACCGAGCTCTATCTTCCATCCAAATCGAACGTCCTCCTCGTGTCTGTGGTACCTCCGGAGGACAACCTTCTAAGATACCTAGCAGTCATCCTAATAGTTGCTAGCATTGTTACCTACTCCCAAAAGGACAGGCTCTTCAGGGGAAGGACCCGCCAGGGAGAACCCGAAGGAACCGAGGCCCTCTCCGGAATATCCCCTGAAACTCCCGCCAAGCTGGAAATCCCCGAAGACGTCGGCAAGGCATATTCTCTCGTAAGGGATCTCCTGCTCAGAAGGAGAGGAATACCCAAGAACCTGACACCCAGGGAAGCCCTGGAAAAGCTGAAGGGATGGGAAGGATACGAAAGCCTGAAAACTCTGACTTCAATACACGAAAAAGCCGTCTACAAAAAAGAAAACCTCACCGAGGCCGAGCTTCAGGCCTTTAAGAAGGCCGCCGAGGCCGTGATAACTGCCCTGGGTGGGACGGGATGA
- a CDS encoding DUF58 domain-containing protein has product MKTADFLLGLSGVLLAGAIFLQSPALAGISSMVMAYYSAVRLAFRGEGKVVLKPPEMTTELEWAEIPVEVESKFSVPGKAIVRIRNPDLEAENVSIDLGPEERAKTHLRVKPLKKGTLDPGVEAFFTDKSGLFMKELKVEGVKPLTVLPSPKKVAEARRLRKEPNAFAELLHALGIGSESIDFEELREFMPGDDIKKIDWKATSRILKPVVKVFRRETLADVYVLVNVDESFRREIRNVKTDYLALILAQLIAYFARHGHRVGIVAYNDSGVYRVMRNVYEPRRALSELKLEPKPGRPQLRPSSPRGDTLIRRILRIKARTPLSGIEKAVSIVPESSYVVILDDIGLHPWAILSAASMLEEKGSKIAILYPNPIRFIPRESVRPENLESLYLAYRERKELLRKIRSRITVVELSPKDLLPGVVNAL; this is encoded by the coding sequence ATGAAAACCGCCGACTTCCTGCTCGGTCTCTCAGGGGTACTCCTTGCCGGAGCAATATTCCTCCAGAGCCCAGCACTGGCCGGGATCTCCTCAATGGTGATGGCCTACTACTCGGCGGTCAGGCTGGCCTTCAGGGGGGAGGGAAAGGTAGTGCTTAAGCCCCCCGAGATGACCACCGAACTGGAATGGGCAGAGATCCCGGTGGAGGTTGAGTCGAAATTCAGCGTTCCTGGAAAGGCCATCGTCAGGATTAGAAATCCCGATCTGGAAGCTGAAAACGTCTCGATAGACCTGGGGCCAGAGGAAAGGGCAAAAACCCATCTCAGGGTAAAGCCCTTGAAGAAGGGAACGCTTGATCCAGGCGTGGAGGCGTTCTTCACCGATAAATCCGGCCTTTTCATGAAGGAACTCAAGGTCGAGGGGGTTAAACCGCTGACCGTTCTCCCCTCGCCGAAAAAGGTTGCCGAAGCGAGGAGGCTCAGAAAAGAACCAAACGCCTTCGCAGAGCTCCTCCATGCCCTTGGAATAGGCAGTGAAAGCATAGACTTCGAGGAGCTGAGGGAGTTCATGCCAGGGGATGACATCAAAAAGATAGACTGGAAGGCGACTTCAAGGATCCTGAAGCCGGTAGTGAAGGTCTTCAGAAGGGAAACGCTGGCGGATGTTTACGTCCTCGTTAACGTGGACGAGTCCTTCAGGAGGGAGATAAGGAACGTGAAGACAGACTACTTAGCCCTCATTCTGGCCCAGCTAATAGCCTACTTTGCCCGCCACGGCCACAGGGTTGGAATAGTTGCCTACAACGATAGCGGGGTTTACAGGGTAATGAGGAACGTCTACGAGCCGAGGAGAGCCCTCTCGGAGCTTAAGCTTGAGCCCAAACCCGGAAGGCCCCAGCTAAGACCCTCCTCCCCGAGGGGGGACACTCTCATCAGGAGAATCCTGCGCATAAAGGCGAGAACTCCGCTCTCGGGCATCGAAAAGGCTGTAAGCATCGTTCCAGAAAGCTCGTACGTTGTTATCCTCGACGACATCGGCCTCCACCCGTGGGCCATACTCAGCGCTGCCAGCATGCTCGAGGAGAAAGGCTCCAAGATAGCCATCCTGTATCCCAACCCAATAAGGTTTATCCCGCGGGAAAGCGTCAGGCCAGAAAACCTCGAATCCCTTTATCTGGCATACAGGGAGAGAAAAGAGCTGCTGAGGAAGATCAGGAGCAGAATAACGGTTGTTGAGCTATCGCCGAAGGATCTTCTGCCCGGGGTGGTGAATGCCCTATGA
- a CDS encoding exosortase/archaeosortase family protein produces MAVKIRTFEVLVVLLTTAVFLVYRTPFTLYAGLIYALALHISEKRALPKRPGLDLQAIIGACLILISPAFLVVRLGEYTSPSAFLTFLLLGLQLILYELRGLEVPLTAVTGGATIALLAKTDLISEAIDATSALFVDVTSILVKGLVTLSGVPIKINGNVAVVRKSMVIIGSGCSGFDAFVVYILATLLLIYLRKSSRREAALLLLGAIGIIPINAVRIFTLLVIGYYSGMSFLELFHSHLGDLVFVAYVFIYWWAVLRWKKRVKGEEKLTAS; encoded by the coding sequence ATGGCGGTGAAAATCAGAACGTTCGAAGTGCTTGTTGTTCTCCTAACAACGGCTGTTTTTCTTGTTTACAGGACTCCCTTCACGCTTTACGCTGGCCTGATTTACGCCCTAGCACTCCACATCTCGGAAAAGAGGGCCCTCCCGAAGAGGCCCGGATTAGATCTCCAGGCGATCATCGGGGCCTGTCTCATCCTGATCTCACCGGCCTTTCTTGTGGTCAGGCTGGGAGAATACACGAGCCCCTCGGCCTTTCTCACCTTCCTCCTTCTCGGCCTCCAGCTCATACTCTACGAATTACGGGGCCTTGAGGTGCCCCTAACAGCCGTAACCGGGGGAGCGACGATAGCCCTGCTGGCCAAAACCGATCTGATCAGCGAGGCGATAGATGCGACAAGTGCCCTCTTTGTGGACGTCACCTCAATACTTGTCAAAGGGCTGGTGACCCTCTCGGGAGTCCCCATAAAGATCAACGGAAACGTGGCGGTGGTAAGGAAAAGTATGGTGATAATCGGCTCCGGCTGTTCTGGCTTTGACGCCTTCGTTGTTTACATCCTCGCGACCCTGTTGCTAATCTACCTGAGGAAATCCAGCAGAAGGGAGGCCGCCCTGTTGCTCCTCGGCGCCATCGGGATAATCCCCATCAACGCTGTGAGAATATTCACCCTTCTGGTCATTGGCTACTACAGTGGCATGTCCTTCCTGGAGCTGTTCCACTCCCACCTTGGGGACCTGGTGTTCGTTGCCTATGTCTTCATCTACTGGTGGGCCGTGCTCAGGTGGAAGAAACGGGTAAAAGGGGAAGAAAAGCTCACCGCCTCCTGA
- a CDS encoding DUF4350 domain-containing protein → MRKTVKYALLVTGVFILFTMPLTVPYFKSSAQYSMFNPNWNGISKFAELLYREGKEPVPLLGPLDSYELSGGTLMIVGPDLDYTAGEIEAIKRFVEDGNTLFIADDFGTANEVLRGLNVPMGISEYPLRDFFYEIDDRFLITVKITDPVLGRDVDKVITNDPSAIIVTREGKVYTSGTAMINFHKRAYPILALMRYGKGRIIVLADPDILSNNLFDQNYPFLRNLVDYIPGPVYIDEGHHSDFNLYTQGTITIQRVLPKEGAQKILFLLGSLVVIYEFGVLRHLRKPLGVIVKKIIGGENSLEEIALKLAEENGWDKKEVLEMLRSLGD, encoded by the coding sequence ATGAGGAAGACAGTAAAGTACGCCCTGCTTGTGACGGGAGTTTTCATCCTCTTCACCATGCCGCTGACGGTCCCCTACTTCAAGAGCTCCGCCCAGTACAGCATGTTCAACCCGAACTGGAACGGGATATCAAAGTTTGCGGAGCTCCTCTACAGGGAAGGAAAGGAGCCAGTGCCCCTGTTAGGCCCCCTGGACTCCTACGAGCTCTCCGGAGGAACACTCATGATAGTCGGGCCCGACTTAGACTACACCGCCGGGGAGATAGAGGCAATAAAGAGGTTCGTAGAGGACGGAAACACGCTCTTCATCGCGGACGACTTTGGGACGGCCAATGAAGTACTCAGGGGCCTCAACGTGCCAATGGGCATCTCCGAGTACCCCCTGAGGGACTTTTTCTACGAGATAGACGACCGCTTTCTGATAACGGTAAAGATAACCGATCCGGTGCTCGGTCGGGATGTCGACAAGGTTATAACCAACGACCCCTCCGCGATAATAGTAACCAGAGAGGGCAAAGTCTACACGAGCGGAACGGCGATGATAAACTTCCATAAGAGGGCTTATCCGATTCTGGCCCTGATGCGTTACGGAAAGGGCAGGATAATAGTCTTAGCGGACCCGGATATACTGAGCAACAACCTCTTCGACCAGAATTACCCCTTCCTGAGAAACCTGGTGGACTACATCCCTGGCCCGGTTTACATAGACGAGGGCCACCACAGTGACTTCAACCTCTACACCCAGGGGACGATAACGATACAGAGGGTTCTGCCAAAGGAGGGCGCCCAGAAAATCCTTTTCCTGCTGGGGTCGCTGGTTGTAATCTATGAATTCGGGGTGCTCAGGCATTTAAGGAAACCCCTCGGAGTCATAGTTAAAAAGATAATCGGGGGAGAAAACTCCCTGGAGGAAATCGCGCTCAAACTTGCGGAGGAAAATGGGTGGGATAAAAAAGAAGTGCTCGAAATGCTGAGGAGCCTGGGTGATTGA
- a CDS encoding AAA family ATPase — protein sequence MIIEKIKAEVKKAVVGMDDVVELMTIALLSNGHVLLEGVPGLAKTTLSKNFARSLNLSFTRIQMTPDLLPADIIGHSFYDMRTGEFRIRKGPIFTNILLVDEINRASPKTQSALLEAMEERQVTIEGQTFKLPDPFLVIATRNPVEVEGVYEIPTAQVDRFMMGIKVSYLSENHEKEMLRRKTLGLFDEAKPLIAKEELEKAAKEVRKVKVSEPVIDYIYSILKETREDERALLGASPRAGEHLLLAAKAKAYLENRDYVIPDDVKSLAVPVLSHRILIKPEYEMEGLKGEEIVREALNRVEVPTG from the coding sequence ATGATAATCGAAAAGATAAAGGCGGAAGTAAAAAAGGCCGTAGTTGGAATGGACGACGTTGTCGAGCTCATGACCATAGCACTGCTATCAAACGGGCACGTTCTCCTCGAAGGCGTCCCGGGACTGGCAAAGACAACGCTGAGCAAAAACTTCGCAAGGAGTTTGAATTTGAGCTTTACCAGGATACAGATGACGCCAGACCTCCTTCCGGCTGACATAATAGGGCACAGCTTCTACGACATGAGAACAGGGGAGTTCAGGATAAGGAAAGGGCCAATATTCACGAACATCCTCCTTGTGGACGAGATAAACAGGGCATCGCCGAAGACCCAGAGTGCCCTGCTCGAGGCCATGGAGGAGAGGCAGGTAACCATAGAGGGCCAGACCTTCAAGCTTCCCGATCCCTTCCTGGTAATAGCCACCAGAAACCCGGTTGAGGTTGAGGGCGTCTACGAGATACCAACGGCCCAGGTGGACAGGTTTATGATGGGGATAAAGGTCTCGTACCTCAGCGAAAACCATGAAAAGGAAATGCTGAGGAGGAAAACCCTCGGCCTCTTCGACGAGGCAAAGCCCCTCATCGCCAAGGAAGAGCTCGAAAAAGCGGCAAAGGAAGTCAGGAAGGTAAAGGTCAGCGAGCCGGTGATAGATTACATCTACTCAATCCTGAAGGAAACCAGAGAAGACGAGAGGGCCCTTCTCGGAGCCTCACCGAGGGCCGGGGAACACCTTCTCCTGGCGGCCAAGGCAAAGGCCTACCTGGAAAACAGGGACTACGTCATTCCGGACGACGTTAAAAGTTTAGCTGTTCCAGTTTTATCCCACAGAATCCTGATAAAACCCGAATACGAGATGGAAGGTCTAAAGGGGGAGGAAATTGTTAGAGAAGCCCTCAACAGGGTAGAGGTGCCGACTGGATGA
- a CDS encoding carbohydrate-binding protein: MPKKPALFLILTLLGSLFAGFGSNNNLISADSGQMAGGDPFSWNYDNVKALDGHGDIYLYRDGSDGARDIIAFYYAAYPSVVSMRIDLMNLKINDENNVNWYVLMDYRSGGATWLPDGLRGSTSMEWDAAVAIYSPGNYRVYLPDGSTLDGAVLGVTFNAEYDFIVVQLNAGRLPGYSYTSTVNFQVLSSKDFNPVITDSLPDDLHYSVSSNAHAGTAKVAFVHHGNQHIGYTDVFCGGIGTGFDEILRVHDRYKVPANLHMSGVLLESMLWNDPHCGDFSFRDEINKGISEGWISVLTSSYGQHIMPFFPQDLNVKSIALENTLIWELFRYNPKVAWVPERVWETGLSDGDPINGVKSDPWEYFAAIDPADGQPYAEAVILDENTHGSGKDTNGNPINPRKVYRLPNGKLRIFFIDDWLKDVIYSSSDWDSDIWTSVKAHWLDLALSSDQEQIDVYADDWEKAAGVANWPTDPQDYLYAVRYVASHPWIQAVKLDDVLSWSSWQGGRFWGDGGDYWPVPGTYSEIGGTSGYGGTGDVNGDGRAERNAWYKDWAINYYPYNCPKSAGALWWDAYQELKALENKGINNNLVEMAWITLIANLYETGWHDGLTGPISGWEKEITSHLRHSLAYAYAAWWLSDNDKPLLAYWKNVDGDNDNEIVIQNDRLYAVIDPIGGRIGWLFDSNGQVVIGNSMALWSGTEGDYNDGNHVWGLSDAYNGGTYENDYYQLSILDNGTGGKVLIAAKSPGGFTKYIELRRGWPYLKVTYRNVAETIYIKTGFSPGLGDMLHNGKAHLSRVWLYDGKVAGYYNTETDTLGAYVIPGPASFNRGEDWRTLTIVDEIKFSGDATFYLYAGPWNASIFGKLLSEPIRGTVLASPSNPRAGESVTIYYNASGGPLEGSASLTLHWGHDGWKDVTDTPMTHENGLWKVTIKTSASWGSVDFVFTNGSEWDNNGWRDYHLYLAPSNVPESVYSHLTGDESSWGSYLPAPNTGEIHDGEYVWNDASGDEHSTKNYPWNPENYDLLSVRLRADGDYIYFSIKLGNLSSLGSFGAPIIAIPINTGSGANHAVPYDGSLRYSPGWDYWVTVDLSKAGVQDSVLFTGPGVKIYDSSFNGLTGGYYAMASEAGGVVQVAIPRSLLGNPSSIGFNVLVFIGDGRGGTVNPGSPGVVELMSALNTDDELGDGSIDTAQMVDLSNVPFFSSLAVGIAVLIGALLLFRRR; this comes from the coding sequence ATGCCGAAGAAACCTGCCCTTTTTCTGATCCTCACACTGCTGGGAAGCCTCTTCGCGGGCTTCGGCAGCAACAATAACCTTATTTCAGCTGACTCTGGCCAGATGGCGGGCGGAGACCCCTTCTCGTGGAACTACGATAATGTGAAGGCCCTCGATGGCCATGGAGATATCTATCTCTACAGAGACGGCAGCGACGGGGCGAGGGACATTATAGCGTTCTACTACGCGGCCTACCCCTCGGTAGTGTCCATGAGGATAGACCTCATGAACCTAAAAATTAACGACGAGAACAACGTCAACTGGTACGTCCTGATGGACTACAGGAGCGGCGGCGCAACGTGGCTTCCCGATGGCCTGCGGGGGAGCACTTCGATGGAGTGGGACGCTGCGGTCGCCATCTACTCGCCGGGTAATTACAGGGTTTACCTGCCCGACGGCTCCACGCTGGACGGGGCCGTACTTGGGGTTACCTTCAACGCTGAGTACGACTTCATAGTGGTTCAGCTCAACGCGGGCAGGCTCCCGGGTTATTCCTACACCAGCACCGTTAACTTCCAGGTTCTGTCCTCCAAGGACTTTAACCCTGTCATAACTGACTCTCTCCCAGACGACCTCCACTACTCCGTTTCAAGCAATGCTCACGCTGGCACCGCCAAGGTCGCCTTCGTCCACCACGGCAACCAGCACATAGGCTACACGGACGTCTTCTGCGGGGGCATAGGGACTGGCTTCGACGAGATACTCCGCGTTCACGACCGGTACAAGGTCCCGGCGAACCTCCACATGAGCGGTGTCCTCCTCGAGTCGATGCTGTGGAACGACCCCCACTGCGGCGACTTCAGCTTCAGGGACGAGATAAACAAGGGCATCTCGGAGGGGTGGATAAGCGTACTCACCTCCTCCTACGGTCAGCACATAATGCCCTTCTTCCCCCAGGATCTGAACGTGAAGAGCATCGCCCTTGAAAATACCCTCATCTGGGAGCTTTTCCGCTACAACCCAAAGGTCGCCTGGGTCCCCGAGAGGGTGTGGGAGACCGGGCTCAGCGACGGCGATCCTATCAACGGGGTAAAGAGCGACCCGTGGGAGTACTTTGCGGCAATAGACCCGGCGGACGGCCAGCCCTACGCTGAGGCAGTCATCCTCGACGAGAACACCCACGGGAGCGGTAAGGACACTAACGGAAATCCAATAAACCCGCGCAAGGTCTACAGGCTCCCCAACGGAAAGCTCAGGATTTTCTTCATCGACGACTGGCTGAAGGACGTAATCTACAGCTCAAGTGACTGGGACTCAGATATCTGGACGAGCGTAAAGGCCCACTGGCTCGACCTCGCCTTGAGCAGTGACCAGGAGCAGATAGACGTTTACGCTGACGACTGGGAGAAGGCCGCTGGCGTGGCGAACTGGCCGACGGATCCCCAGGATTACCTCTACGCGGTGAGGTACGTCGCCTCCCACCCGTGGATCCAGGCGGTTAAACTCGACGACGTTCTCTCATGGAGCTCGTGGCAGGGCGGCCGCTTCTGGGGTGATGGGGGCGACTACTGGCCGGTTCCGGGCACTTACTCCGAAATAGGCGGGACGAGCGGCTACGGGGGCACTGGGGACGTAAACGGTGACGGGAGAGCTGAGAGAAACGCCTGGTACAAGGACTGGGCCATAAACTACTACCCCTACAACTGCCCCAAGAGCGCCGGTGCGCTCTGGTGGGACGCCTACCAGGAGCTTAAGGCCCTGGAGAACAAAGGAATAAACAACAACCTCGTGGAGATGGCCTGGATAACCCTCATAGCAAACCTTTACGAGACCGGCTGGCACGACGGCCTCACGGGGCCGATAAGTGGCTGGGAAAAGGAAATAACCTCCCACCTGAGGCACTCGCTGGCCTACGCCTACGCCGCGTGGTGGCTCAGCGATAACGACAAACCGCTCTTGGCCTACTGGAAGAACGTTGACGGCGATAACGACAACGAGATCGTAATCCAAAACGACAGGCTCTACGCTGTGATAGACCCGATAGGCGGAAGGATTGGCTGGCTCTTCGACTCCAACGGGCAGGTAGTCATTGGGAACTCTATGGCCCTCTGGAGCGGGACTGAAGGTGACTACAACGACGGCAACCACGTCTGGGGCCTGAGCGATGCCTACAATGGCGGAACCTATGAGAACGACTACTACCAGCTCTCCATCCTCGACAATGGAACCGGTGGAAAGGTTCTCATAGCCGCAAAAAGCCCTGGAGGCTTCACCAAATACATAGAGCTCCGCAGGGGATGGCCCTATCTCAAGGTAACCTACCGGAACGTGGCCGAGACGATTTACATTAAGACGGGCTTCTCGCCGGGGTTAGGCGACATGCTCCACAACGGGAAGGCCCATCTAAGCAGGGTCTGGCTCTACGACGGCAAAGTTGCGGGCTACTACAACACTGAAACGGACACGCTCGGGGCCTACGTAATTCCGGGCCCGGCTTCCTTCAACAGGGGAGAGGACTGGAGAACCCTTACCATAGTCGATGAGATAAAGTTCAGCGGCGATGCCACCTTTTACCTGTATGCCGGGCCGTGGAACGCCTCAATCTTTGGAAAGCTCCTCAGCGAGCCGATAAGGGGAACCGTGCTGGCTTCTCCGTCAAATCCACGAGCAGGTGAATCGGTTACAATATACTACAACGCGAGCGGTGGCCCCCTGGAAGGCTCCGCTTCATTAACGCTCCACTGGGGACACGACGGCTGGAAAGATGTGACGGACACGCCGATGACCCATGAGAACGGCCTCTGGAAGGTTACCATCAAAACCTCCGCCAGCTGGGGTTCCGTGGACTTCGTCTTCACGAACGGAAGTGAGTGGGACAACAACGGCTGGAGGGACTACCACCTCTATTTGGCACCTTCAAACGTCCCGGAAAGCGTTTACAGCCATCTAACCGGTGACGAAAGCTCATGGGGGAGCTATTTGCCCGCCCCAAACACGGGGGAGATACACGACGGCGAATACGTCTGGAACGACGCCTCTGGAGACGAGCATTCAACAAAGAACTACCCGTGGAACCCTGAGAACTACGACCTCCTGAGCGTTCGCCTAAGGGCGGACGGCGATTACATATACTTCTCGATAAAGCTGGGGAACCTGTCCTCTCTGGGAAGCTTCGGGGCACCGATCATAGCCATCCCGATAAACACGGGCTCAGGGGCTAACCATGCAGTCCCCTATGACGGCTCGCTCAGGTACTCCCCCGGCTGGGACTACTGGGTAACCGTCGACCTCTCAAAGGCGGGAGTGCAAGACTCGGTGTTATTCACTGGGCCTGGAGTTAAGATCTATGATTCAAGCTTTAACGGGCTCACCGGGGGCTACTATGCTATGGCATCAGAGGCCGGTGGCGTTGTTCAGGTGGCAATCCCGAGGTCTCTCCTCGGAAACCCCTCTTCGATAGGCTTTAACGTCCTTGTCTTCATAGGGGACGGCCGGGGCGGCACGGTAAATCCCGGTTCGCCCGGGGTGGTTGAGCTTATGAGCGCCCTGAACACGGACGATGAGCTGGGCGACGGTTCAATAGATACAGCCCAGATGGTTGACCTCTCAAATGTTCCATTTTTCAGCAGCCTCGCCGTGGGTATTGCAGTCTTAATCGGTGCCCTCCTGCTCTTCAGGAGGCGGTGA